A stretch of DNA from Curtobacterium sp. MCBD17_035:
ATGTCGTACCCGCCGGACTCGAGCACGAGCGACTCGCTCGCCACGATCCACTCGCTCGACCCCGCGTCGTCGAACCGGTGCCCGAGGATGAGCGGCCGGATGCCGTAGGGGTCGCGGAAGGCCAGGACGCCCTGCCCGGCGATGAGCGCGATCGCGGCGTAGGAGCCCTCGACCCGCTCGTGCACGCGTGCGACGGCGTCGAACACCTGGTCGGGGTCGAGGTCGGTGCCGCGGACCTGGGCCTGCAGTTCGTGCGCCAGGACGTTGACGAGCAGCTCCGTGTCCGACGACGTGTTGAGGTGCCGGCGGTCGATGTCGAACAGCTCGCGCGTGAGCTCACGCGTGTTCGTCAGGTTCCCGTTGTGGACGAGCACGATGCCGTAGGGGGCGTTCACGTAGAAGGGCTGGGCCTCTTCCTCGTTGCTCGCGGCACCCTTCGTGGCGTACCGGACGTGGCCGAGGCCCATCGTGCCGAGGAGTGCGCGCATGTCGCGCGTGCGGAAGGCCTCGCGCACGTGTCCGCGGGTCTTGTGGGAGTGGAAGACGTGCCCCTCGGCGGTGGCGATACCGGTCGAGTCCTGCCCGCGGTGCTGCAGGAGGAGGAGTGCGTCGTAGATGGATTGGTTGGCTGGTCCCTGGGAGACGAGACCGACGATGCCGCACATGCGCAGCGGACTCCAGACCGTAGAGTGGGGGGTACCGAACAAGTCTGCCACGCCCTCGGAGGATGAACGAATGGCGAATCCCTACGCCGAGGCCGGTGTGGACACGGCGGCGGGCGACCTCGCCGTCGAGCTCATGAAGACCGCGGTGGCGGCGACGCACTCCGCGTCCGTGCTCGGGGGCGTCGGTGGGTTCGCCGGGCTCTTCGACGTCTCGTTCCTGCGGGACTTCAGCCGTCCGTTGCTCGCGACCTCGACCGACGGCGTGGGCACCAAGGTGGCCATCGCGCAGGCGATCGACAAGCACGACACGATCGGCCAGGACCTCGTCGGCATGGTCGTCGACGACATCGTCGTGGTCGGCGCGCGGCCGCTGTTCATGACGGACTACATCGCCTGCGGCCGGGTCGTGCCCGGTCGCATCGCGGACATCGTCGCCGGGATCGCCCGCGGCTGCTCGGCCACGGGCACGTCGCTCGTCGGTGGCGAGACCGCGGAGCACCCCGGGCTGCTCGGTCCGGACGACTACGACGTCGCCGGTGCCGCCGTCGGCGTCGTCGAGGCCGACCTCGCCCTCGGCCCGCAGCTCGTGCAGGACGGGGACGCGGTCATCGCGATCGCGTCGTCCGGCCTGCACTCGAACGGCTACTCCCTCGTCCGGCACGTCCTGGCCGCGCGGGGCGTCGGGTACACCGACCACTCGGACGACCTCGGCGGCACCGTGGGCGAGGTCCTGCTCGAGCCGACCCGGCTCTACACCGCGCCGCTGCTCGACCTGCTCGGCGACCCCGTGTTCGCCGGCACCGTGCACGCGCTGAGCCACGTCACGGGCGGGGGCATCGCGGCGAACCTCGCCCGGGTCCTGCCGCGCGGTGCCTGGGCCGAGGTCGACCGCACGACGTGGGCGCCCCTCCCGGTCTTCCGCGTGCTCGCCGACATGGGCGACATGGGCGTCGAGTCGACCGAGGGCACCTGGAACCTCGGCGTCGGGATGATCGCCGTCGTCGCGCGGTCCGCCGCCCCGCAGATCGTCGCCGCGCTCGGGGCCTCCGGGCTCGCCGCCTGGCAGGTCGGCGAGGTCTCGACCGCCGAGCACGACCTCGACGGGTTCGAGCAGGGCGCCAAGGGCGTCGACGGGGGCGCGGTCCGCCTGGTCGGACGCTACGCGGACTGACGCGCTCGGGCCTCCACGCCACTGCGCGCTCGGGCCTGCACGTCGCTGCGCGATCGGC
This window harbors:
- the purM gene encoding phosphoribosylformylglycinamidine cyclo-ligase; its protein translation is MANPYAEAGVDTAAGDLAVELMKTAVAATHSASVLGGVGGFAGLFDVSFLRDFSRPLLATSTDGVGTKVAIAQAIDKHDTIGQDLVGMVVDDIVVVGARPLFMTDYIACGRVVPGRIADIVAGIARGCSATGTSLVGGETAEHPGLLGPDDYDVAGAAVGVVEADLALGPQLVQDGDAVIAIASSGLHSNGYSLVRHVLAARGVGYTDHSDDLGGTVGEVLLEPTRLYTAPLLDLLGDPVFAGTVHALSHVTGGGIAANLARVLPRGAWAEVDRTTWAPLPVFRVLADMGDMGVESTEGTWNLGVGMIAVVARSAAPQIVAALGASGLAAWQVGEVSTAEHDLDGFEQGAKGVDGGAVRLVGRYAD